The sequence ATTTGACTTGTTTGCCTGTAGTTTCTTTATACTTAACAATCAATTCAAGCGGTGCAGTAAAAGAGATACTTACCGTAAAAAATAATAAACTAACTAAAAGTTTTGTGTTCCATCGCATATATTTTATCTCTTAAGATAGCTGCTTTCTCAAACTCATAGTCCTGAGCAGCCTTTCTCATTTCCTTCCTTAAAACGTCAATAGTTTTCAAAAATTCTTTAGGCGTAAGCTTCTCAACCTCTATTGTATCTAACCACTTCATATCTTCATAGTTCTTTTTGTCACCATACTTCATAGAATGTTTCTTAGACGCACTATCACCTAACTTTTCTTTGATTCTAGAAGCAATAGTTGTTGGAGTAATATTGTTATCTTCATTATATTTACTTTGGATGGCTCTTCGGCGATTAGTTTCGCTAATAGCTCTTTGCATAGAACCTGTCATCTTGTCTGCAAACAACAGAACCTTGCCATTGACGTTTCTAGCCGCTCTACCGATTATTTGTATCAACGACCTCTCGTCACGCAGAAAGCCTTCTTTGTCCGCATCTAGTATCGCTATAAGGGAAACTTCGGGGAGGTCTAGCCCTTCTCTTAATAAATTAATTCCTACAAGAACATCAAATTCACCAGCACGTAAATCATGCAGAATTTCATAACGTTCCAAAGTATCAATATCTGAATGCATATATCTAGCTTTTACTTTCTTGTTTAACAAATAATTAGTTAGCTCTTCTGCCATCTTTTTGGTTAAAGTTATTAGTAGCGTTCTTTCCTTTTTATCTATTCTTAATTGTATTTGTTTTAAAATCTCATCCATTTGCCCTTTAGTTGTCATAACTTCTATTTCTGGGTCAATAAGTCCAGTCGGCCGAATCATTTGCTCAGCGATATGAGTAGAGTTACTTAGCTCATATGGACCGGGTGTTGCGGAGATAAATAATACTTGTTGCATCTTCTCCTCAAACTCGGGGAAATTTAAAGGTCTGTTGTCTAAAGCACTAGGTAAGCGAAAACCATAATCCACTAAAGTTTGTTTGCGGGAACGGTCACCTGCATACATGCCCCTAACTTGCGGTAAAGTTACATGTGACTCGTCAACTATTAGCAGAAAATCCTTAGGAAAATAATCCAACAAGGTATAGGGTGCTTCGCCTGGTTTGCGGTCGGTAAGATAGCGGGAATAATTTTCGATACCAGAACAATATCCAACTTCTTCG comes from Candidatus Margulisiibacteriota bacterium and encodes:
- the uvrB gene encoding excinuclease ABC subunit UvrB, encoding MQEFILESNYQPTGDQPQAIKELVDGINQGKRFQTLRGVTGSGKTFTVANIIAQINKPAIILAHNKTLAAQLCSEFREYFPKNSVEFFISYYDYYQPEAYLPTTDTYIEKDSSINEEIEKMRHSATFSLFNRKDVLIVSSVSCIYGLGSPETYAQGSITLKKGALIDRDDLIEKLMEIRYDRNDTELKRGNFSVKGELIEIFPSYGDNILRVELFGEEIHKIYLIDNYNKTPLTFFEEFMVYPASHFLVAPDFQRSVIVAIQEDLQIRLQELKKENKLLEAQRLEQRTMYDIEMIEEVGYCSGIENYSRYLTDRKPGEAPYTLLDYFPKDFLLIVDESHVTLPQVRGMYAGDRSRKQTLVDYGFRLPSALDNRPLNFPEFEEKMQQVLFISATPGPYELSNSTHIAEQMIRPTGLIDPEIEVMTTKGQMDEILKQIQLRIDKKERTLLITLTKKMAEELTNYLLNKKVKARYMHSDIDTLERYEILHDLRAGEFDVLVGINLLREGLDLPEVSLIAILDADKEGFLRDERSLIQIIGRAARNVNGKVLLFADKMTGSMQRAISETNRRRAIQSKYNEDNNITPTTIASRIKEKLGDSASKKHSMKYGDKKNYEDMKWLDTIEVEKLTPKEFLKTIDVLRKEMRKAAQDYEFEKAAILRDKIYAMEHKTFS